The genome window GCCCTTGCGGACCCCAACTGGCGAAAGGCTATGGAAGAGGAATTTCTGGCTCTGCAGTCCAACAACACTTTGACACTTGTTCCCCGACCACCCAATGCCAAGATCGCTACTAGCAAGTGGATTTTTTAGCACAAGCTCAACTCTGATGGCACCCTCGATCGCTACAAGGCCCACTGAGTTCTCTGGGGTTTCACTCAGCAACCgggtgttgattttgatgagacTTTCAGTCCAGTTGTGAAGCCCACCACAGTCCGCACAGTCCTCACTTTGGCACTCTCCCAGGACTAGCCTATTCATCAACTGGATGTGAAAAATGCATTTCTTCATGGGACCTTGACTGAGACTGTTTACTGCTCACAGCCATCTGCTTTTGTTGATTCTTCCAAGTGAGAGTTTGTCTGCCGCCTCAACAAGTTTCTCTATGATCTGAAATAGGCGCCTTGTGCATGGTATAGCCGCTTCGCCTCCTACCTGCTGCAGCTTGGTTTTGTTGAAGCCAAGTCCAACACCTCACCGTTCATCTACCGCCATGAGGGTGAGACGATCTACTTGCTTCTCTATGTTGACTACATTGTGTTTACTGCCTCCTCCACCAGAGTTCTCTGCCGCACCATTGACGCACTGCAGTGTGAGTTCTCGATGAAGGACCTTGGCCCTTTGGAGCATTTTCTCGGCATCTCTGTCACTCGCAGTTCGGGTAGCATGTTTCTCTCTCAGCGGCAGTACACTCTTGAGATCTTGGAGCGTGCGGGCATGACTGCTTGCAAGCCGTGTAGCACTCTAGTTGACACTCAGTCCAAGGTCTTGTCTGATGGCGCTCCTGTTGAGGATGTGACTTTCTACCAGAGTTTGGTTGGCGCTCTCCAGTACCTCACGTTCATGAGATCTAACATTGCTTATGCTGTCCAGCAGGTCTGCCTCTACATGCACGATCCCAGGGAGCCGCACCTTGATGCTGTTAAGCGCATTATGCGCTACTTGTGCGGCACTGTTGACTACGGCCTTCGTCTTCACCGCGCCCCCGTGTCCGACTTAGTGGTCTACTCCGACGCCGGCTGGGTGGGTTGCCCCGATACACTCAAGTCCACCTCGGGCTATGCTGTGTTTCTAGGCGACAACCTCGTCTCCTGGTCCTCCAAGCGCTAACACACGGTATCACGTTCGAGTGTGGAGGCTGAATACCGGGCGGTGGCCAATGCCGTGGCCGAAGCCTCCTGGCTCCGACAGCTGCTACAGGAGCTCTATAGTCCCCTCCGCTGAGTCACTCTCGTTTATTGTGACAACATGAGTACAATCTACCTCTCGACAAACCCGGTGTAGCATCAACACACCAAATATGTTGAGATCTACTTGCATTTCTTCCGGGAACGAGTTGCTCTTGGCGAGGTTTGGGTTCTTCATGTTCATCTAATCCATTGCGTGATTAAGCCCAAATCCTACGCTTTCAGCACGAAGCAGTGGAAAGGCAGGTGGCACGAAGCAGCAAGGTGCCAGCAGCGCGCGCTGGCTGCTCCTCTTCCATGCGTAGAACGAGCTCGATGTCATCTCCGCGCGCGCACGTCGCCGTGAACTCGCTCGTGATCATCTGCCATATCCATCAATCCGTGTACCTTAATTCACGTGTCATGTCCACCGTCACAGACGCGGCCAGATCGGTCGTGGGatcggcggccggcggcgcggcctCGATCGTGGCGTTCGTCTCCGGCCGAAATGTGGCGGCTAGCTTGGCGCATGCGTATGCCTATCCATCCGCCTGTATCTGTGTACCGGTCAGTGGAGGCAGAAAGCCATCGACCGGTGCCCGCGCGCGTACGCTGTTTGTGTTTGACATTTGAGTTCAAAAGGCGATCACAAAGGGATCCAAAAAGAAACAACTCTTGCAGCGAGAGGACTCGTACGTGCTGTTTAATTGGTCGACCTCGTGTCTCACCTCTCAACACGTACTTGTCTAGGTGCACCGGTTTAATTAACTCTCTGGAAGTCGGCAGCGTGACTGACTCTCGCGTCCTGCTTTTTTGAACTACTAATCTACTGTATAAGCATGCGTGTAAAATGGAGGAAAGGAAAAGACAGCTTGCCTTGAAAGTGTGTTGTGAGTGTGATTAATAACCTGCAAAGACTGTATTGCAATATTGTACAGTTGTACATGCCTCTGCATGCATGGTGCATGTACTGTCTTGTTATGCCATGCTACCTAATCCTCGATCTTCAGCTGCCGGCCGGTCACCGTACACTACATTTGTTCAAATGCTAATCATTTAGCGAGCAAGACGCAGTGAGCTATCCAAGTAGGCGGGGCCAGGCTAGATGCATGTTCATGGTCAAACACCACGCACCTAGCAGCACAGTGACCCCTGATGATGGCAACGAGATCAAGCAACAAGAAGTATACGTGCTGGATGAATTACGTACATGGGATTTCAGCTGATGATGGATCGATGCAGCTTGTGCTGACAGCTACATTGCGATGCAGAGCTCCACAACGACCGCTTTCCGCGCTGGTTCGGCGCGCGTCGTCGCCAACTTCTTTGCCCCCGTTGCAAGTTGCAGGGACGGGATGCTTATCCGCACTTGCGCCGAGACTGATCGGCGCACCGGCGGGCGAGCGATCGGTCGACGTGCATGAACAGTCGGTCCACCTGAAGATACCATACTGGGGAGAAAGCACTTGAGGCTAGCATTGTTCCGAAACTGGATTTGCATTTTGCAGTGGGTACAAGGGTTCAGAAAAAAACAAGTTATTGGAAAGGGACTGACACTAGCTGTTGACTCTTCTGCCTTGTTAGTTTGGTAGCTCTTCAGGTCTCTCTGCAGATGCCTAGATAGGTGACTCGATTCGATACGCGTGACTGAGCATCAGCAAAGCTAATCGACCCGGTAATTCAATGAATATGATCCAAATTAGCACAATGTGAAAGCCTTTTTTGAAGGAAATACTAAGCAGAGTTGACATGCACTGAAGGAGAAAAGGACCCATTCGATATATGTTTGGTATGTGAAAATAGTGGATGGCGCTATCAGTGAAACTAGTAAGGTTTGGCAGCTTGATATGTTTGAACGGAAGGAAAAGGGGAGCACAGTTGTAATGTACGATCAAACTATTTAAAAACCGTTTTCATCTGTCTAGTGGTCATGAGGAGGAACACTTCAGCTGCTCCAGGCACAATTGACTTCGATAGAAAAATAAGTTCATCCATTGTCAACCTGCGAAGTTGCAAAAATGACTTTGGCTCCCTCGTCTTTCTGGCACTGTTTCGGTGAAACAGCATAAACCATCTCTTATGGACACGTGTGGTGATCGACGCTGTGTTGATGGGGTTGTAGACAATTCAAACAAGTTTTCGATCTTTTTTACTATTTGCCTAGTGTTGTAAAACCATCCGATCCACCAAAGAGCAACAGCAAATTTGGCTTTCGTATGTTCATTTGCTGTTGACACATGTTTCCTCTTGGTTTTGAGTAAAACATGATGCCTAATTCGCAACACTTTTGCGTGTCCCCTGTTGAATACGCAGGAAATAGACAAATATAAGCTCACAGCCAAACTATACTTTGGGCCTTTGGGGAGTGGCTATACATACATGCACACCCTTTTCTGCAACAGTTGGATAGCTTCACAAGGGAGGTAAATTCCATTTCTTTTCGGCGTCCTCGGTACCTTACATTTCCAGATTTCCTACACAATGAGACAAGCACAActgaaatggaaaaaaatgaTCTGAACTGAACAGGCCATTGTCATGCCTTCGCCCAAACAAAATGAGTATGATAAGCTGCGATTACGTCTGTCTACCGCTTCTATTCATTTGTCAATTCTTCTCCAGAATCCTCCGAAGGTGTGTCCGACGACAACGGTCCTAAGATTCCCTCTGAACTGAGGGTCAATCCACTCTGTGAATAGAAGACACGGGAAGACAATTCAATTAGCTCAGCAACATATCACTCATGAGCCGTGATTTACGCATAGTTGAAGTTAGATTAAATGTGTTTTGATATGGCGCTCTTAACAAGGTGATGCTAGCAATACCTCTGGCTGGAATCTCAACATGTCAGCACGTGCCATTGCCTCTGCTTGAGCTATTCTCTGCCTGAATATCTGGGCCATTTCATCAGCCTGATTTGAGCCAAAGAAACCAATTGTCAGTTTGATTGCTAAAGCATATTCAGCACATGAGAGAATACTGTTTTTTACTACTTACCTTCTCAAAAACAAGCTTGGGATTGCGGATCATGTCACCAGGTGTTGGCTCAAGTTTCTTTGTAGAAAGGCTAACCCGGCCTCTTTCACGGTCATGGCTCAGTATCATAACCTAAAAGCATCAAAACGCACTGGTGTTAGTTCTATAAAGTATAGATATAACATAATTCCCAAGTACCACAATGGCAATACCTTGAGGGTATCTCCTGGTTGCAGAACTGTTGAAATATCTGCAACACGGTCATGACTAATCTGGCTAACATGAAGAAGGCCATTGATTCCACCGATGTCAATAAAGGCACCATAAGGTTTTAGGCTCTCAACAGTTCCCAAGACAACAGAACCAATACCCAGCTGGGCTTGACTGTCTGCCATTGCCTTGCGATTACTGAGGACAAGCCTGCCTTGTTCCTCATCGACCTCTACAAACTTCAGAGGTAGTTCTTTTCCAAGCAGCTCTTCGGCAGTTGATTTCTGACCAAGATCAAGTGAAAATTTATCAAATAAGGAACAGTTACACCAATGTATAAATGTGATGAGTAGATGAAAGGCAGCTCATGCCATGCACCGAGCCATAGAATATAACAAACTTTTGTATCAAGGTCAAGAACCAACCGATGACACTTGCGAAAAAGGAACAAATGCCTTAAGCCCTTCTACAAGAGCTACCACACCTCCTTTGTTTCCGCTAATCACCTGCAGGCAACATTGCAAAATGAATAAGAGAAGGCAAATGACTAAAGCTACAGAAACCAAATTAACCCTACAAAGCTAAAAAATGGCATCAAGATGTCCCAAGGGAGATCAGCCATGCATAGAATAGTATCGACAGTAAACACAAATAGACAACAGAGACGAAGGGACTTGAAGCTCGACAATAACACCTTGAGACATGTTACCAGGAAAGTGGCTGATCTTAACTTCATAAATCATAAGTTCAATAGAGTGGTAGCACAGGAACAAACTAGAAAACAATGTAATAAGAATATGAACTAATGTGTTAGCAATTAATTTcagagaaaatctacgatttgccatTGAATAAGTCTATGTTCTATGATTCGCCATCGAATAACTTCAATTTTCTTTTGTACCATTGAATAAGTCGTTTTTGTCTAAGTTATGCCATCGCTGTTAGTTTAGCTCGGTTAACAacatttatttttctcaattGACAAGACTACCCCTAAGACTCCATCGAAGCAAGCCCCAATCTCGCTAGCTACTCTATCTCCTAGATTATACTAGACATCAGATCATGCTCGTTCCAGCAGTACAGCTGTCCCGCAGCCTCGTTGCCCCGGGCCAGAAGTTTGCGCACCCAGCGGCACGCATGGACATCGTTGTCTCGTCCACGTGTGTCCAACGTTCGCCATGGTATGGCCCAGCATGCACCCACCCAGCTCGAAGCGTCCCTACACTTGCATGACCGCCCAGCGCGCACACCCATGCCGCGCGCACGCTTGTTTGGCCATGTCCGAGATGCACCACCACGTCAGGCAGCCTAGAAGTGTGTTGGACACGTGCGCAGCAACGCCAGTTGCTAGACCATCACACTGtacggggaggaggaggagcagaggagAGGGCGCACACGGAGACCAAGATGTAGAGAAACAGGGGCGTACCTGTCCTTTCACATGCTTTAACAGAGCTAAGCCGATGGCAATGGTATATCGTAGACAAAATGAGTTGTTCAATGGaataaaaagaaagagaacttATTTGATGCCGAATCGTAGAACGAAGACTTATTTGGtggcaaatcgtagattttctctttATTTCAATACCTGATAAGTAAGCCATAGCAAGTTAACTGGGAAAACACAGGAATTGTCACCAAAGGTAATATTCAAAGTGGATATACACCACAAAATACAGCTGCACCGGTATTATCTTTCTAAAGATTAAAGAACATGGCTGCTGTTATCAAGTAGGCATTAGAAAGGGAAAAATCTGATTGGTTCAACACAAACAAGGGGAAACAAGAGCCAATGCTCAACAAATAATTCAGTCCAGAGGTCAAAAATAGCAAGTTGTTTAAGGAGCATCAAAACTCAAAAAGCAATAGTAAGAACATGAAAAGAAATAGATGCTTCTGTAGGTCCTTTACTCACTTTACCCGTGACGACGACATCTTCTGCCTGAAGTTGTCGGCACCTTTCCCATGCAATATCTTGCTGAATTGCTTGCAAACTCAGAATCAAAGTTTCATCGCCAGGGTTCTCATCAATTATCATGAATTCTTCAACTAAACCCGGGCGGATTCCCACCTCTTCGACATTGCCAATATCAAGGAGGCATGCCTCATCTAAAGGCAAGAAGGCAGTAGACTTTGATTGAATATCAACATATGCACCATTTGAAGTAGTCATGAATATTGTTCCCTTAATCTGTAGATATCACaagcaagtaaaaaaaaaagatgttaagaatacaaaaataataaagCTTAGGGCATGTTTGTATAGGCTTCTGCTTTTgggcttttctaaaaagctgtgcttttggcttgtctgaaaaACTGCTTTTGAAAATAGACTGTTGGTttctacaacaaatttttggcttctcagcacatagcttctcaaaAAAACATCTCGCagcaagcttctcagctttaattcattttcctcagaagcaagcttctggcttctccaaaACCCTGTTTGTTCTGACTTCTTacagcagcagaagcagaaccAAAAGCAgtaaacaaacagggccttaatGAGATCATTTGTCGTAATGTGACCGTAACCAAAACACCATAAAGAATTGAAATTCAAAAGCAAATAACAGTTGCAATAATACATAGATTCTAGAAAGGAGATTAGGAGTCATGCAAATACTGGTGACAAATGACAACCAAACCAAGATTGTGTACGCACATGTGCATTTGTAACAAATGATAGGTTGATAGCTCATTGTTGAACGTAATGGGGGCATAGTACGGATGTAACTGATTCATATACACATCTAATTAAAAGAAACAAAGTTTAGGGAAAACCAGCAGCAATCACAGTTACTGAAAATCCTTGTCAGGGCCATAACTATACCCTGCTTCCACTCCAGGCACACTGGGGGCAGCAGCCACCACGCTTCCTCCAGAACCTGACCAGGCTTATAACTATTTGAGATATTTTGTTTAGTTAAAAATAAGGTTAGTTTAAAGACTCCAGATTCTATTAGATACTGTGTCAGGGCCTATCTCATATTTAAGAGATAAGGTAATTCACACAATGAAGCAAGGGAGAAGTTAGCAATCCCTCTTCACTACCACATTCCGACCGAGACAAATAGAGTGGCAAGGTCTGGGTCCAGGACCTCCCATTACCCACTACTAGCAACAGTTCTAGCCAGATTAATCCAGGTTGCACTCGACAGTCAATTCTAGGCTTCTAGCTGATTCTACAACTTTCTCTTTGTTCTTTGATGTAAGAATGGTATTTCAATAATTTCGTCTTTAAGCATTTAGAAGCAACTGAAATGGTGATTACTATGTTATTTCAGTATGGTCCACATAAGTTACGACTAAAAGGAGGTTGGGAAAAGGAAAGAGATAAAATGGCCCGTTCAGGCAGCACATTGCACATATTCCGTGCAATACGAGAATAATGCTTCATTACGGGAATCATGAGGAACATAGCACAGTCCAATATTCTAAGATTGGCTCCTGTTTCGTACCAAGTCACAATCTGGGAGACTAACACTCCCTGAAAACCAAAATATAGCAGCCGTACGCAAAGCAAGTGTCATACAGAGAAACCAATTCCGCCGAAATCTCGCGAGATTCGGTTATTCTGCTGACTTCGAAAAAAATGGAGACGAGATTAATTTCCATGGTGTCAAACAGTCACACCCTACGCTACAGTTATCCAATTGAGTACCGAGTAGACTCTGGTGACTTAGTATACGAGGAACCTAAGCACCACTTAGTGGCATCTAATTTCAGACAACAAACAGCATCTTGTCCGCAGCAATTGCTACTGGAGTATCTATTTCTCATCAAATGGGCAAGCAAGGACAACAGGGTGGGGGACTGGGGGCGAGGGCGGGGGATTACGAGGGAGCCGATATCGGTGTCGATGTCGGTGGTTTCGACCGCGGTGTCGAGGTCCTCGGGGGAGAAGGCGACGCCCTCCATAGGCGCGGTGCGGCAGCGCTCGGAGGCCTCGTCGAACAGCTGCCGCatccgctcccgctcccgctcgtCCTTGGTCAGCGCGTATGTGCCGCACACCAGCGCCGACGGCGGCCGCCTCGGCGCCGCGGGGCGGCGGCGCGACGCGCCGGACAGCGGCGGGCACGCGAGCCCTGCGACGTGCTGCGCCAGGGACGCCATCCTCTCGCTCTCGCTCCTGTCCTGGGCTGGGTGCCGCCGCTTCGGTGTGTTCCACAGTTCGAGTGAGGACTGAGAAGACGGTGGGGATGGCGCTGTGTTATCCGGTGGGGTTTAGGATAGGCCGTCGgagatggttggttttgggccAGGCCAGGCCAGGTCAGAAACCTGGTTCCACTTCAACACTTCCAGGCTCTTCAGTATGTCAGGTTTTGGTCAGAAACGGTCAATCACGTTTGCAAATAAGCGGTGAATTTTGGGTGCCCCAAGCAGGCTTGTGACTTTAAGTTCATATTTGGTTTACTTTCACataagtttttaattttttaaggtCACTGGATCGatccaaaatttaaaaaaattaactatagATCACCTCACCCGATtaagtaataaataaataaattatgtatTGATCTAAGAACTACCTATTGAGTACCTATTTGCATCCCTCCATTTTTTCATACCATTTTGAGATGGGAATCAACTTAACTGCATGTTAACATAGATAAAGTTACAAGTTTGCTAAAGCTCCGTTGCCTGAACATTTTTGCTCGCATCTGAATCAGTCGGAGATTAAAAGTTTGGCTCGGGGAAGAGAAGATGTCATGGGTAGGCTTGGTTAAGCTTAGGGTTAAGGAAGGTCCTTTTTTAGATAATGTAGGGTTAAGGAAGCCACACATGTTATAGATTCATCATACCTTTGACAAACATTAGTCGCCACACAGGCAACTGAGCACTAGCAAATTCGTGTTACCATGCAGTTACTCTAATTCACATCTCCAAAATAAAAGGAAGTGGCCCATTTCATGAGCCAGGCTGCCCAGGCATATCAGCTTATGCCGTGCTTCGTGAAAAGAATATATAGAACGAgcgaacttttttatttttttatttcttaaattacaaaaataggtatttattttgaaaaattgtatATCCTATTGTTACCTGTTGGAAGAGTGACAGGTACCTATCACCCTTCTAACGGgtgacaaaattaaaaaataaaacatgtCCCCTTCCAATGGAcgataaattttaaaataaaaaaaagttgtgTTCCATtgtctcaaaattcaaaacactattaaaattgttataaaaaattataaaaaaatatgctgcagaagatgctataatctatcttaaaaatcaactaaaacaatTACttatacaatgagaaacaaagaaGACAAGTTTCATTGTACAGATTATGCTtatacatatcatatttttgtcttaatttttttagctagaTTATATCATCATCTACATCATAcattgtttttataatttttcatgactattttaatagtattttgaattttgagagcaatagaacatatcattttttatttttaaacctgtcACCAGTTGGAAGGGCGATGTCGCACTTCCAACGGGCGCTGTCGCACTTCCAACGGGCGCTGGTAGTTTAGATGTgcgatttttttaaaacagatatccaattttgtaattttttatttaagaaatataaaaagatCAAGCATACTGGGCTAACGACTTCCATTTTTCAGACAGAGAGGCCCACTGGATATTGAGCATACTAACGAGCACAAAAGCCGAAATAGTAACTTATCAGCCCACTTTACTTTTGAGATAAACCAGCCCACTTCATTAATAGGTGGGCTCGGGCCTTTGCTGTCTCCAAGTCTAACCGCCTGCCGCGGGCTCGGGCGtgggatttttttaatatattatttatttttaatatttgcaataCTATATGCCTGTTTCAAAAATGGTAGGAATAGATCATCATCCTCCGTTTATGGGATGAGAATAAGATGTCACTCGATAAACGGGTGAGATCATGTAGGCTACAGAGATCAAGCGTTAAAAAAATCAGGCAACATGTTGTTTTGGTCGAATTAATTTTATCTGCGACATCTTTGCTTTGGccgatttaatttaatttgtggTATAATAGATAGTGGGGTCTCCTCGCGGGTGGACCTATGCCAGTAAGATAACAGCAGGTGGTGTATGTCACGTTTTGTCCGGAACCATGGTCCTCCCACACGACCAGCCAGCAACCACACGATCAGCCAGCGATCATGCAACCAGGCTCTTCGACCGAGCTCCGTGATCAGTCCCCAgtcgcaggagcaaaccccgcgaccagtctcctctggtcgtGGGGCAGGTATATGTCTAAGtaatctaatcacaataaatgctcTTTCActtaagtattttccttccccaggtcctctttcGGTCAGCCACGACGTGATCGGTATAGAGCGGCCGTGACCCTCGGGCGCAGGCGTGGTAGGagttcttttgcaggtgcgcaggcgGCGCGTGGGGACGGGACAGGGTAGTCCGAACGACCGGGATTGTATAGACGGTGGAGCGATGAGGCTGTAGAGCAAATAggatacgtctgctcttagtaatgatgggtcTAGGTGGGAggctctagctaggcctgggtctatttcttgactcacgtgtaagtcctctctccctctgatatataaagggaggagtaccaggcttgtaaaGGCGGGTTTTTCAGGCCAAACGAGGAGAAGACtgggcaagaacatcatctgtacctAATTTagaccacaagaaaagaatacacagtatgtagggctattaccctgagggggcctgaacctggataaactccggtgttcttgagttgcacatacacagcCAGATTCAGCAGACGCATTCCGAAaaaagatcacgcacccactgtccaataTTCCtcagaatcactgtcagggatttacccttgaCATTTGATGCACCAGGTAGAGGGGGCGCATTTCCGAGTTCGGGATTCAAATTGCTGTAAGGTGTTCTTCGTTGGGTATGACCCAAACGGAGCCAATATGTCCCAAACTCAGGACATCAGATCAGGATCCGAAGGCTCCGGGATGCAGCGGAGGCATCCATGCTCCCGGTGCCAAGGAGAGCTCACGGACCGCAAGCTTTGGGGGAACGGGTTTCTTCGGTGGCAGCCCCACTCGGA of Phragmites australis chromosome 3, lpPhrAust1.1, whole genome shotgun sequence contains these proteins:
- the LOC133910526 gene encoding uncharacterized mitochondrial protein AtMg00810-like, with protein sequence MAVAASALAAGLPTSTVPIPPVTNSHTMPSAFVDSSNRFASYLLQLGFVEAKSNTSPFIYRHEGETIYLLLYVDYIVFTASSTRVLCRTIDALQCEFSMKDLGPLEHFLGISVTRSSGSMFLSQRQYTLEILERAGMTACKPCSTLVDTQSKVLSDGAPVEDVTFYQSLVGALQYLTFMRSNIAYAVQQVCLYMHDPREPHLDAVKRIMRYLCGTVDYGLRLHRAPVSDLVVYSDAGWVGCPDTLKSTSGYAVFLGDNLVSWSSKR
- the LOC133912375 gene encoding small ribosomal subunit protein bS1c-like translates to MASLAQHVAGLACPPLSGASRRRPAAPRRPPSALVCGTYALTKDERERERMRQLFDEASERCRTAPMEGVAFSPEDLDTAVETTDIDTDIGSLIKGTIFMTTSNGAYVDIQSKSTAFLPLDEACLLDIGNVEEVGIRPGLVEEFMIIDENPGDETLILSLQAIQQDIAWERCRQLQAEDVVVTGKVISGNKGGVVALVEGLKAFVPFSQVSSKSTAEELLGKELPLKFVEVDEEQGRLVLSNRKAMADSQAQLGIGSVVLGTVESLKPYGAFIDIGGINGLLHVSQISHDRVADISTVLQPGDTLKVMILSHDRERGRVSLSTKKLEPTPGDMIRNPKLVFEKADEMAQIFRQRIAQAEAMARADMLRFQPESGLTLSSEGILGPLSSDTPSEDSGEELTNE